TCAGCACCGGCATCGACAACTGGACCATGCGCCAGCCCCTGGGCGTGGTGGCCGGGGTCACGCCGTTCAACTTCCCGGTCATGGTGCCCATGTGGATGTTCCCGGTCGCCATCGCGGCGGGCAACACCTTTGTACTGAAGCCGAGCCCGCTGGACCCCAGCGCCTCACTGATGATTGCCGACCTGCTCCGCCAGGCGGGGCTGCCCGACGGCGTGTTCAACGTTGTCCAGGGCGACAAGGAAGCGGTGGAAGCGCTGATTGAGCACCCCGATGTGCAGGCGCTGAGCTTTGTCGGCTCCACCCCGATAGCCAACCTGCTCTACGAAAAAGGCGCGAAACACGGCAAGCGCATCCAGGCCCTTGGTGGCGCCAAGAACCACATGGTGGTGATGCCCGATGCTGACCTGGACAAGGCCGTGGACGCCCTGATCGGCGCTGCCTACGGCAGTGCCGGTGAGCGCTGCATGGCCATCAGCGTGGCTGTGCTGGTTGGCGATGTGGCCGACAAGATCATGCCGCAGTTGGCTGAACGGGCCCGCACACTGAAAGTGAAAAACGGCGAGCAGCTCGACGCCGAGATGGGCCCCATCGTTACGGCCGCTGCACATCAGCGCATTACCGGCTACATTGACAAGGGTGTGGCCGAGGGTGCTGAACTGGTGGTTGATGGCCGTGAGTTTGACGCCTCAGGCACCGGCGAAGGCTGTGAAGAGGGTTTCTGGATGGGCGGCTCGCTGTTCGATCACGTAACCCCGGAGATGACCATTTACCGGGAAGAAATTTTTGGTCCGGTGCTTGCCTGTGTGCGGGTTCCGGATATCGCCACCGCCATCCGACTGATCAATGACCATGAATTCGGCAACGGCGTCAGCTGCTTCACCGAAAGCGGCACCGTGGCGCGGGAATTCGGCCGTCGTATCCAGGTGGGCATGGTGGGCATTAACGTTCCGATTCCGGTTCCCATGGCCTGGCACGGTTTCGGTGGCTGGAAGCGCTCGCTGTTCGGCGATACCCACGCCTATGGTGAAGAAGGCGTGAAGTTCTACACACGCCAGAAATCCATCATGCAGCGCTGGTCCGACTCCATTGACGCCGGCGCAGAATTTGTCATGCCGACTGCCAAATAACGGCTGAACCAGCTGCGGGGAAAGCGCCATGTCCGACAACAACAAAGCACAGGGACATCACGAGTTTGACTACATCGTGATAGGCGCCGGCACTGCCGGCTGCCTGCTGGCCAACCGGCTGAGTGCAGATCCGGCCAACCGGGTATTGCTGATCGAAGCCGGCGGCCGGGACAACTATCACTGGATTCACATTCCGGTGGGCTACCTGTACTGCATCAACAACCCCCGTACGGACTGGTGCTTCCGCACGGATCCGGACCCCGGACTTAACGGGCGCACGCTGATCTATCCCCGGGGTAAAACCCTGGGCGGCTGTTCCAGCATCAACGGCATGCTCTACATTCGCGGCCAGGCCCGGGATTACAACCAATGGGCGGAGATCACCGACGAAGAAGACTGGAGCTGGGACAACTGCCTGCCCGACTTCATGCGCCACGAGGACCACTACCGTCTGGATGACGGCGGCGACGCCGACCCGGAACACGACAAATACCACGGCCACGGCGGCGAATGGCGCGTGGAACACCAGCGCCTGAAATGGAAAGTGCTGGAAGACTTTGCCACGGCCTGTGTTGAGGCTGGAATACCCCGAACCCGGGATTTCAACCGGGGGGACAATGAAGGTGTCGATTATTTCGAAGTGAACCAGCGCTCGGGCTGGCGCTGGAATACCGCCAAGGCCTTCCTCCGCGGCGCCCAGAAACGCCCCAATCTCACCCTCTGGCATTCCACCCACGTGCTCGGCCTGGAAACGGAAACCTCCGATTCCGGGCCCCGTTGCACGGGCGTGCGTGTTGAGCGGCCGGATAGCGGTGAGGTCGTTGCCAGGGCGAAACGGGAGGTCATCCTCTCAGCCGGCGCCATTGGCTCACCGCAGCTGCTGCAGCTTTCCGGCATCGGCCCGGCTGACCTGTTGAAAGAGCATGGCATCGAAGTGGTGAAAGACCTGCCCGGGGTTGGCGAGAACTTGCAGGATCATCTTCAGATCCGCTCTGTGTACAAGGTAAAGGGGGTCACTACCCTGAACACCATGGTCCATTCACTGGTCGGCAAGGCCCGCATCGGGCTGGAATATCTGCTCACCCGCTCCGGCCCCATGAGCATGGCACCGTCTCAGTTGTGCCTGTTTACCCGCAGCTCCGCCGAGTACGACTACGCCAACATCGAGTATCACGTCCAGCCCCTGAGCCTGGACGCCTTCGGCCAGCCGCTGCATGACTTCCCGGCCATTACCGCCAGTGTCTGTAACCTGAATCCGACCAGCCGTGGCACGGTACGTATTCGCAGCAAAGATCCGAAACAGGCACCGGCCATTGCCCCCAATTACCTGAGCACACCGGAAGACCGGAAAGTGGCCGCGGATTCACTGCGGGTGACCCGACGCATCGCAGAACAGCCTGCTTTCATGCAGTACCAGCCTGAAGAGTACAAACCGGGCCTGCAGTACCAGACCGACGAGGAACTCACCAAACTGGCGGGAGATATCGGTACCACCATTTTCCATCCGGTAGGCACCACCCGAATGGGCCGCGCCGACGATGAGCTTGCGGTGGTGGACCCCCACCTGCGGGTGAGGGGTGTGGCAGGTCT
Above is a genomic segment from Marinobacter panjinensis containing:
- a CDS encoding GMC family oxidoreductase, yielding MSDNNKAQGHHEFDYIVIGAGTAGCLLANRLSADPANRVLLIEAGGRDNYHWIHIPVGYLYCINNPRTDWCFRTDPDPGLNGRTLIYPRGKTLGGCSSINGMLYIRGQARDYNQWAEITDEEDWSWDNCLPDFMRHEDHYRLDDGGDADPEHDKYHGHGGEWRVEHQRLKWKVLEDFATACVEAGIPRTRDFNRGDNEGVDYFEVNQRSGWRWNTAKAFLRGAQKRPNLTLWHSTHVLGLETETSDSGPRCTGVRVERPDSGEVVARAKREVILSAGAIGSPQLLQLSGIGPADLLKEHGIEVVKDLPGVGENLQDHLQIRSVYKVKGVTTLNTMVHSLVGKARIGLEYLLTRSGPMSMAPSQLCLFTRSSAEYDYANIEYHVQPLSLDAFGQPLHDFPAITASVCNLNPTSRGTVRIRSKDPKQAPAIAPNYLSTPEDRKVAADSLRVTRRIAEQPAFMQYQPEEYKPGLQYQTDEELTKLAGDIGTTIFHPVGTTRMGRADDELAVVDPHLRVRGVAGLRVVDAGVMPTITSGNTNSPTLMIAEKAARWILGGD
- a CDS encoding CoA-acylating methylmalonate-semialdehyde dehydrogenase, with translation MTTATIQHYINGEISAGTSSQSQDVSNPATGQITGQVALANRADVNAAVAAADAAFPAWADTPPIRRARVMFRFLELLNQHKDDLARAITAEHGKVFTDAQGEVARGIDIVEFACGIPQLLKGDYTEQVSTGIDNWTMRQPLGVVAGVTPFNFPVMVPMWMFPVAIAAGNTFVLKPSPLDPSASLMIADLLRQAGLPDGVFNVVQGDKEAVEALIEHPDVQALSFVGSTPIANLLYEKGAKHGKRIQALGGAKNHMVVMPDADLDKAVDALIGAAYGSAGERCMAISVAVLVGDVADKIMPQLAERARTLKVKNGEQLDAEMGPIVTAAAHQRITGYIDKGVAEGAELVVDGREFDASGTGEGCEEGFWMGGSLFDHVTPEMTIYREEIFGPVLACVRVPDIATAIRLINDHEFGNGVSCFTESGTVAREFGRRIQVGMVGINVPIPVPMAWHGFGGWKRSLFGDTHAYGEEGVKFYTRQKSIMQRWSDSIDAGAEFVMPTAK